The Salinibacterium sp. M195 genome includes a window with the following:
- a CDS encoding homoserine O-acetyltransferase: MDWQTPEDTVPSAFITDANVRSLLGKPPATGAWREGDPVGQRQFTTITNLSLEFSGTLASARIAYETHGTLNDDASNAILVAHALTGDSHLVGNPGNGHSTAGWWNDLVGPGKAIDTDRWFIVTPNILGGCQGSTGPASHAPDGAEFGSRFPFVTIRDQVAAQVALSDALGIERWAAVIGGSMGGMHALEWAVGHPDRLEKVAILAAPPVSTADQIAHNSVQVESIRTDPAFADGAYYDAPDGDGPHRGLALARRLALINYRSADELNERFARTWQSDVSPWGRGGRYAVESYLDFHGNKFARRFDANSYITLVEAMSSHDVARGRGTLEQTLARATMPALVLGIDSDRLFPASGQEIIAEHLPGNIDGTVPHIIHSPFGHDGFLIESELMSTQLGRLLNL, translated from the coding sequence ATGGACTGGCAGACACCCGAAGACACTGTTCCTTCGGCATTTATCACCGACGCAAACGTGCGTTCTCTCCTCGGCAAGCCTCCAGCGACGGGGGCATGGCGCGAGGGCGATCCAGTCGGTCAACGCCAGTTCACGACTATCACCAATCTTTCTCTTGAGTTCAGCGGCACCCTTGCTTCTGCACGTATCGCCTACGAGACCCATGGCACGCTTAATGACGATGCCTCCAACGCGATTCTTGTCGCGCACGCCCTCACCGGTGACAGCCACCTTGTTGGCAATCCGGGAAACGGTCATTCGACCGCTGGATGGTGGAACGACCTCGTTGGTCCCGGAAAAGCAATCGACACCGATCGTTGGTTCATCGTCACCCCGAACATCCTGGGGGGCTGCCAGGGCAGCACTGGCCCGGCATCACATGCCCCCGATGGTGCCGAGTTCGGCTCTCGCTTCCCGTTCGTCACGATCCGCGATCAGGTCGCGGCGCAGGTCGCCCTCAGCGACGCCTTAGGCATCGAGCGGTGGGCAGCCGTTATCGGCGGCTCAATGGGCGGGATGCACGCGCTTGAGTGGGCGGTCGGGCATCCTGACCGGCTCGAGAAGGTCGCGATTCTCGCTGCACCACCGGTGTCGACGGCCGACCAAATTGCGCACAATTCTGTGCAGGTCGAGTCGATTCGCACTGACCCTGCCTTCGCCGATGGCGCCTACTACGATGCCCCCGACGGCGATGGGCCGCACCGCGGACTGGCGCTGGCACGTCGACTCGCCCTGATCAACTACCGTTCAGCAGACGAACTCAATGAACGCTTCGCTCGCACGTGGCAAAGCGACGTCAGCCCCTGGGGTCGCGGCGGGCGTTACGCTGTCGAGAGTTACCTCGACTTTCACGGCAATAAGTTCGCGCGCCGCTTCGACGCTAATAGTTACATCACCCTTGTCGAAGCGATGAGTTCTCACGATGTCGCACGCGGTCGCGGAACGCTCGAACAAACTCTTGCACGAGCAACCATGCCAGCACTCGTGCTCGGCATAGACAGCGATCGCCTGTTCCCTGCTTCCGGCCAGGAGATTATTGCGGAACATCTGCCGGGCAATATCGACGGAACCGTGCCCCACATCATCCATTCGCCCTTCGGACATGATGGGTTCCTCATCGAATCCGAACTCATGAGCACCCAACTCGGCAGACTCCTGAACCTCTAG
- a CDS encoding sensor histidine kinase, whose amino-acid sequence MDLITKERDRLLQRTARVASLSFLIVSAICVSLPGAVEPLTLIWCLPLYLVIAVFQFQVGSHRALGWVVPSFVAGIAVILLIAGTPGGPSQAGLSAAAQLSSASLACLAIVLTTTLIRRLVLLASFLAVAAVTVLSFEPFQAPVRTLTLLAFGWILASLIGFWISSGVPQAVRRIASIGRAHRAERQASETEAQRRQGARLLHDTVLATLTLLAHSGLGVSAEAMRQQAGDDARLLRQLRLGATPTPQASGDYNLSTPVSETVLGTTLESVKQRFGRMGLEVSWHGTGQVLLPSDVLDAFLLALAECLENVRRHSGVTDAHVTITEDDTTVRAMITDSGVGFVLDDVDSASLGFKESVVARLKEVGGQARLFSTPGSGTTVVLEVPR is encoded by the coding sequence ATGGACCTCATCACTAAAGAACGAGATCGCCTACTTCAGCGCACCGCGCGAGTAGCGAGCCTGAGTTTCTTGATCGTTTCGGCCATTTGTGTGAGCCTTCCCGGCGCGGTCGAACCTCTGACCCTTATTTGGTGTCTGCCGCTGTACTTGGTCATCGCGGTCTTTCAATTTCAGGTCGGAAGCCACCGAGCACTCGGCTGGGTCGTTCCGTCTTTCGTCGCCGGAATTGCCGTGATTCTTCTCATTGCGGGAACCCCCGGTGGCCCCAGCCAAGCGGGGCTTTCCGCCGCCGCACAACTTTCCTCGGCTTCACTGGCGTGTCTCGCCATCGTTCTCACAACAACGCTTATTCGCCGACTCGTCTTGTTAGCAAGCTTCCTTGCCGTGGCCGCTGTAACAGTTCTGTCTTTTGAGCCATTCCAAGCCCCCGTCCGCACTCTCACGTTGCTCGCCTTCGGGTGGATCCTCGCGAGCCTCATTGGCTTCTGGATCAGCTCTGGAGTGCCACAAGCTGTTCGTCGAATCGCCAGCATCGGCCGGGCACACCGCGCAGAGCGTCAGGCAAGTGAAACCGAAGCTCAGCGCCGCCAGGGCGCACGCCTCCTGCACGACACCGTGTTGGCGACCCTCACCTTGCTCGCGCACTCGGGACTTGGCGTTTCTGCCGAGGCAATGCGCCAGCAGGCAGGCGACGACGCGCGATTACTGCGTCAGCTGCGCCTCGGTGCTACTCCCACCCCGCAAGCATCCGGAGATTACAACCTCAGCACTCCTGTGAGCGAAACAGTGCTCGGCACTACCCTAGAGTCGGTTAAACAGCGCTTCGGCCGCATGGGGCTCGAAGTGAGTTGGCACGGCACCGGCCAAGTGCTGCTTCCCAGCGATGTGCTTGACGCTTTCTTGCTTGCGCTTGCCGAATGTCTAGAAAACGTTCGCCGCCACTCGGGAGTCACCGATGCCCACGTCACCATCACTGAAGACGACACGACAGTGCGCGCCATGATCACTGACTCCGGTGTCGGCTTCGTGCTCGATGACGTAGATTCTGCGAGCCTAGGATTCAAAGAATCTGTTGTCGCTCGGTTGAAAGAAGTCGGCGGTCAAGCTCGGCTCTTCTCGACGCCGGGATCAGGAACAACTGTCGTCTTGGAGGTCCCGCGATGA